The proteins below come from a single Drosophila kikkawai strain 14028-0561.14 chromosome 3R, DkikHiC1v2, whole genome shotgun sequence genomic window:
- the Ppn gene encoding papilin isoform X1 yields the protein MDLSRRLCSTALVAFIVLAGIHDSQSRFPGLRQKRQYGANMYLPESSVTPGGEGDDPNEWTDWSSPSDCSRTCGGGVSYQTRECLRRDHYGEAVCSGGNRRYYSCNTQDCPEEDPDFRALQCSRFDDQKFDGIFHEWVPYTNAPNPCELNCMPKGERFYYRQKEKVVDGTRCNDKDLDVCVDGQCMPVGCDMMLGSNAKEDKCRKCGGDGSTCKTIRNTIATKDLAAGYNDLLLLPQGATNIRVEETAPSSNYLACRNHSGHYYLNGDWRIDFPRPMFFADSWWNYQRKPMGFAAPDQLTCSGPISESIFIVMLVQEKNISLDYEYSIPETLSHSQPDTHTWTHLEFSPCSASCGGGTQTRGVTCNNRLTLAEVNPSLCDAKSRPAEEQACGTEPCAPHWVEGEWGKCSKGCGSDGFQNRTITCERISPSGEHTVEEDAVCLKEVGNKPATTQECNRDVKNCPKYHLGPWTPCDKLCGEGKQTRKVTCYIKENGRKRVLPEEDCVEEKPEAEQSCLLAPCEGVDWIISQWSGCNACGQNTETRTAFCGSKEGKVYPEKFCEPEVPSLSRPCKSPKCQAQWFSSEWSKCSAACGKGVKSRIVICGEFDGKSVTPASDDSKCDKATKPEAEQECEGEEKECPGEWFTGPWGECSKPCGGGERVREVLCLSNGTKAITCDESDVESLSEKCNPEACTEDEILPLTSTDKPIEDDEEDCDEEGIEMVTDSLSEDGQSSDGIDLDGESKTESTIEAEELMLSDSPDSTPIDETGTTVEGSGDEESTTDSGISTEGSGDDESSSDASTDQSGSTDIDSTTGSGDSSGATSEGPESSVSGSGDSDSTEVTTDSSGASGGSTDDSSSTEASVSGSTDASGSSEASGSSEASGSTDSAGSTDGSTDGVTESSAATDDATESSDKTSDASESSTLGGSESTDNTEGTTEKSDLSSSTESSSDSTSGATSDSTEASSSTESTSEDTTSSDASSTTDASSTSDASSSSSEASSTNDASSTTEAVSSSEATGSTGLSSDGSTTEASSTDGSTDKTSDGSTDGSSDGSTTDGSTEITDSTVSTEASETASTGSTETGPTEGSTTEGSTVEDVSGSTSSTEATDSTASEASSSTEPTGSTEPTESTASSEASSTGATESTESTASAGTSDTTESGPTEESTTEGSTDSTTEGSTDSSVSTDIDSTTADIWSSTDESSTAYTFETTVTKGKPRKCKPKKSNCAKSKYGCCPDGKSTPKGPFDEGCPIVKTCADSKFGCCLDGVSPAKGKDHKGCPKSQCAESLFGCCPDKFTAAEGEDNEGCPETTTVPTTTTTEETKTEATTEVEGSGQPEPGKSCSYAEFGCCPDAKTPAKGANFEGCDAPPQGAPEPRACDKSQHGCCPDGRTAAAGPDGQGCSACTRERFGCCPDGKTPAHGPSNEGCCLDSSFGCCPDNILAARGPNHEGCECHYTPYGCCPDKKSPARGYNQEGCACETTQHGCCPDKITAAKGPKFEGCPCETTQFGCCPDGLTFAKGPHHHGCHCTQTEFKCCQDEKTPAKGPNFEGCTCLETKFGCCPDGVSTATDEKFGGCENVQEPPQKACGLPKETGTCGNFSVKYYFDNNYGGCARFWYGGCEGNANRFESEAECKDTCQEYTGQHVCLLPKSAGPCSGFTKKWYFDADRNRCEEFQYGGCYGTNNRFDSLEECQGKCAVSESIPACEQPVESGPCNGNFERWFYDNQTDICRPFTYGGCKGNKNNYPTEHACSYNCRQPGVLKDQCSLPKQTGDCSERLAKWHFSESEKRCLPFYYTGCGGNKNNFPTLESCEDHCPRQVAKDICEIPAEVGECANYVANWYYDTKDATCRQFYYGGCGGNENRFPTEESCLARCERKPEPSTTTPAPSAQDICDEVASPGDCDRYEIKWSFDRSSSACRQFYYGGCGGNGNRFDSEAACLQRCNSQAPPTPPPATSRQTPPPSVGQCEQPASPGDCDQWVIKWNYNSTAGRCQQFYYGGCGGNDNRFESEQDCSTRCSPNIDTRIGEEETEPRPETDYSKCFLASEPGNCYENETRWFYNSQEGLCDEFVFTGCGGNANNYASEEECQNECHDAQSTCSLPPVRGRCGDLSRRWYFDERSGGCHEFEFTGCRGNRNNFVSEGECLSYCRDQSPVEPQPPAPTYSVCELAPEAGECDNHTTAWFYDSEKMACTAFTYTGCGGNGNRFESRDQCERQCGEFKGVDVCREPVSTGPCTQWQTRYYFNQRIQACEPFTYGGCDGTGNRFDNQHECQSVCMPAREPTPSNAKEICLLPVAVGRCNGPSTDERRWYYDDAHGTCVSFIYSGCSGNQNNFRSFEACTNQCGRPVDNNNANNNVEQGLCDSYEAECQELRCAYGVRRQAARSQPECTQCDCENPCESQNCPEGQQCAVEVASSGDRQFVPVCRDVTKPGECPYLPTNASGCVRECYSDADCRGDNKCCSDGCGQLCRAPGNPTLAPSTQAPVVVYPGDSRAALEPKEPRELDVQTSIGGIAVLRCFATGNPAPNITWSLKNVVIDTNQGRYVLTSNGDLTIVQVRQTDDGTYVCVASNGLGEPVRREVALQVTAPVDLPAYIYGDKNVTQIVQLNRPAVIRCPAGGHPKPHVSWWRNNQIFGFNAQDRAEMARDYSLVFNTIQLSDLGLYTCEVYNKRRPVSLRVTLKAVGPARALTHEDAQYLQYVLDPATAPVTQRPSYPYRPTRPAYVPPPTVNVHAVVALDPKNSYTAGSSIAMSCSVEGYPAPNVTWAKDGVPLYENERVQITAHPHRLVLSDVTAEDSGIYICRASNAYTYANSQAKVNIQSVIPVSPECIDNPYFANCKLIVQGKYCVNAYYRKFCCRSCTLAGQIESPHPNNL from the exons ATGGATTTATCGAGGCGGTTGTG CTCAACTGCCTTGGTAGCATTCATTGTACTGGCCGGCATCCACGACTCCCAGAGTAGATTC CCCGGACTAAGACAGAAACGACAGTATGGCGCAAATATGTATCTGCCGGAAAGCTCCGTGACGCCTGGCGGAGAAGGTGACGATCCCAATGAGTGGACCGACTGGAGCTCGCCCTCAGACTGTTCCCGGACCTGCGGCGGAGGCGTGTCCTACCAAACGCGAGAGTGTCTGCGCAGAGA ccACTATGGCGAGGCAGTCTGCAGCGGCGGCAATCGTCGCTACTACTCCTGCAACACTCAGGACTGTCCCGAGGAGGATCCCGACTTCCGGGCCCTGCAGTGCTCCCGCTTCGACGACCAGAAGTTCGATGGCATCTTCCACGAGTGGGTGCCATACACGAATGCCCCCAATCCTTGCGAGCTAAACTGCATGCCCAAGGGCGAGCGCTTCTACTACCGGCAGAAGGAGAAGGTGGTGGACGGCACTCGTTGCAATGACAAGGATCTGGATGTGTGCGTCGATGGGCAGTGCATGCCTGTGGGCTGCGACATGATGCTCGGCAGCAATGCTAAGGAGGACAAGTGCCGCAAGTGCGGCGGCGATGGCAGCACCTGCAAGACCATCCGCAATACGATTGCCACCAAGGATCTGGCCGCTGGCTACAatgacctgctgctgctgccgcaggGAGCCACCAATATTCGCGTCGAGGAGACGGCGCCGTCCAGCAATTATTTGGCTTGCCGAAACCACAGCGGACACTACTACCTGAACGGAGACTGGCGCATCGACTTCCCACGCCCCATGTTCTTTGCGGATTCGTGGTGGAACTACCAGCGCAAGCCCATGGGCTTTGCGGCACCAGACCAGCTGACCTGCAGCGGCCCCATCTCGGAGAGTATCTTCATCGTGATGCTGGTGCAGGAGAAGAACATCAGCCTCGACTACGAGTACAGCATCCCGGAGACGCTGAGCCACTCGCAACCGGACACTCACACGTGGACGCACCTGGAATTCAGTCCCTGCTCCGCCTCCTGCGGCGGTGGAACTCAGACGCGTGGTGTGACCTGCAACAACCGCCTCACCCTGGCGGAGGTGAACCCCTCCCTGTGCGATGCCAAGTCCAGACCCGCCGAAGAGCAGGCCTGCGGCACAGAGCCCTGTGCCCCCCACTGGGTGGAGGGTGAGTGGGGAAAGTGCTCCAAGGGCTGCGGCTCCGATGGCTTCCAAAACAGGACCATCACCTGCGAAAGGATCTCCCCTTCCGG CGAGCATACCGTTGAAGAGGATGCCGTGTGCCTGAAGGAGGTGGGCAACAAGCCGGCCACCACTCAGGAGTGCAATCGCGATGTCAAGAACTGCCCCAAGTATCACCTGGGACCCTGGACACCCTGCGACAAGCTCTGCGGCGAGGGAAAGCAGACGCGCAAGGTCACCTGCTACATCAAGGAGAACGGACGCAAGCGGGTTCTGCCCGAAGAGGATTGTGTTGAGGAGAAGCCGGAGGCGGAGCAGTCCTGCCTCTTGGCGCCTTGCGAGGGCGTTGACTGGATAATCTCCCAATGGAGCGGG TGCAATGCTTGTGGCCAAAACACGGAGACTCGTACAGCTTTCTGCGGCAGCAAGGAAGGCAAGGTATACCCGGAAAAGTTCTGCGAGCCTGAGGTGCCATCTCTGTCCCGACCCTGCAAGTCGCCCAAGTGCCAGGCCCAATGGTTCTCCTCAGAGTGGAGCAAGTGCTCTGCTGCCTGCGGCAAGGGCGTCAAGTCTCGCATCGTCATCTGCGGAGAATTCGACGGCAAGTCGGTGACTCCAGCCAGCGATGACTCCAAGTGCGACAAGGCAACGAAACCGGAAGCGGAACAGGAGTGCGAGGGCGAAGAGAAGGAGTGTCCTGGCGAGTGGTTCACTGGTCCTTGGGGAGAGTGCAGCAAGCCTTGCGGTGGTGGCGAGCGAGTACGTGAAGTCCTGTGTCTATCAAACGGAACCAAGGCCATAACCTGCGACGAATCCGACGTGGAATCCCTCTCTGAGAAATGCAACCCAGAAGCCTGCACTGAAGATGAGATTTTGCCCCTGACGAGCACCGACAAACCAATCGAAGATGATGAAGAGGACTGCGATGAAGAGGGCATCGAAATGGTCACCGACAGCTTGTCAGAAGATGGCCAGAGCTCTGACGGCATTGACTTGGATGGTGAATCCAAGACGGAATCCACCATTGAGGCGGAGGAACTGATGCTAAGTGACAGCCCCGACTCCACCCCCATCGATGAGACTGGCACTACAGTTGAGGGATCCGGAGATGAGGAATCAACTACTGACAGCGGAATTTCCACAGAGGGAAGCGGTGATGACGAAAGCTCTTCGGATGCCTCCACCGATCAGTCGGGCTCTACGGACATCGATTCTACCACCGGCTCTGGCGATTCCAGCGGTGCTACTTCTGAAGGCCCTGAATCCTCGGTCTCCGGCTCTGGTGACTCTGACTCCACTGAAGTGACCACCGACTCTTCAGGTGCTTCTGGTGGCTCCACAGATGATTCAAGCTCTACGGAAGCCTCGGTCTCCGGCTCTACAGATGCTTCAGGCTCTTCGGAAGCTTCAGGCTCTTCGGAAGCTTCAGGCTCTACGGATAGTGCAGGCTCTACGGATGGTTCTACAGATGGTGTTACGGAGTCTTCGGCTGCCACAGATGATGCAACTGAATCCTCAGACAAAACATCAGATGCCAGTGAATCCTCTACTCTGGGTGGTTCCGAGTCTACTGATAACACAGAAGGAACTACTGAGAAGTCCGACTTGTCCAGCTCTACGGAGAGTTCCTCTGACAGCACATCCGGCGCCACATCTGACTCTACAGAGGCCTCATCCTCcactgaatccacttcagaggaCACAACCAGTTCGGATGCGTCGTCCACAACCGATGCCTCCTCAACCAGCGATGCCTCCTCCTCAAGCTCTGAAGCCTCCTCAACCAACGATGCCTCTTCTACCACCGAAGCAGTTTCCTCTTCGGAAGCTACGGGCTCTACGGGATTGTCTAGCGATGGATCAACGACAGAGGCTAGTTCCACTGATGGTTCTACTGATAAGACCTCAGATGGCTCCACTGACGGATCCTCTGATGGTTCTACCACCGATGGTTCAACAGAGATCACCGATTCTACTGTTTCAACTGAAGCCTCGGAAACTGCGTCTACTGGAAGCACGGAGACTGGCCCCACTGAAGGTTCGACCACCGAGGGCAGCACCGTTGAGGATGTGTCCGGATCGACAAGCTCAACAGAAGCCACCGATTCCACCGCCTCGGAAGCTTCATCTTCGACCGAACCTACTGGATCCACGGAACCAACGGAATCCACTGCCTCCTCAGAGGCTTCCTCTACTGGCGCCACAGAATCCACTGAAAGCACTGCAAGCGCTGGAACCAGTGACACCACCGAAAGTGGCCCGACCGAGGAGAGTACCACCGAAGGATCTACCGACAGCACAACAGAGGGATCCACAGATAGCTCTGTATCCACAGACATTGACAGCACCACCGCCGACATCTGGAGCTCCACCGACGAGTCTAGTACTGCCTACACCTTCGAAACTACGGTTACCAAGGGCAAGCCTCGCAAGTGCAAGCCCAAGAAGAGCAACTGCGCCAAGTCCAAATACGGTTGCTGTCCGGATGGCAAGTCCACTCCCAAGGGACCCTTCGATGAGGGATGTCCCATTGTCAAGACCTGCGCCGACTCCAAGTTCGGTTGTTGTCTTGACGGAGTGTCGCCGGCCAAGGGCAAGGATCACAAGGGTTGTCCCAAGTCCCAGTGCGCCGAGTCGCTATTCGGCTGCTGTCCCGACAAATTCACTGCCGCCGAGGGAGAGGATAACGAAGGATGTCCTGAGACCACCACTGTTCCGACCACAACCACCACAGAGGAAACGAAGACGGAGGCGACAACTGAAGTTGAGGGATCAGGGCAGCCTGAGCCAGGAAAGTCCTGTTCCTACGCCGAGTTTGGTTGCTGTCCCGATGCCAAGACTCCTGCCAAGGGCGCCAACTTTGAGGGATGTGACGCACCACCGCAGGGAGCTCCTGAACCCAGGGCCTGCGACAAGTCTCAGCACGGTTGCTGTCCCGATGGTCGCACAGCTGCCGCCGGTCCAGATGGCCAAGGCTGCTCTGCCTGCACCCGCGAACGCTTCGGTTGCTGTCCGGATGGAAAGACCCCGGCCCATGGTCCCAGCAACGAAGGCTGCTGCCTGGACTCCAGCTTTGGCTGCTGCCCCGACAATATCCTGGCCGCCCGTGGACCCAACCACGAGGGCTGCGAATGCCACTACACTCCGTACGGCTGCTGTCCCGACAAAAAGTCGCCAGCCCGTGGATACAACCAGGAGGGATGCGCCTGCGAGACGACCCAACATGGCTGCTGCCCGGACAAGATCACAGCCGCCAAGGGACCCAAATTCGAGGGGTGCCCGTGCGAAACCACTCAGTTTGGCTGCTGCCCCGATGGCCTCACCTTTGCCAAGGGTCCGCATCACCATGGATGCCACTGCACCCAGACAGAATTCAAGTGCTGCCAGGACGAGAAGACCCCGGCCAAGGGACCCAACTTCGAGGGCTGCACCTGCCTGGAGACCAAGTTCGGTTGCTGTCCCGACGGCGTCAGCACGGCGACGGACGAGAAATTCGGAGGCTGCGAGAATGTCCAGGAGCCGCCCCAAAAGGCCTGCGGCCTGCCCAAGGAGACGGGCACCTGCGGCAACTTCAGCGTCAAGTATTACTTCGATAACAACTACGGAGGCTGCGCCAGGTTCTGGTACGGTGGCTGCGAGGGCAATGCCAATCGGTTCGAGAGCGAGGCCGAGTGCAAGGACACCTGCCAGGAGTACACCGGCCAGCACGTGTGTCTGCTGCCCAAGagcgccggcccctgctcgggCTTCACCAAGAAGTGGTACTTCGATGCGGACCGCAATCGCTGCGAAGAATTCCAGTATGGCGGCTGCTATGGCACCAACAATCGGTTCGACAGCCTGGAGGAGTGCCAGGGCAAATGCGCCGTCAGCGAGAGCATAC CTGCCTGCGAGCAACCTGTGGAGAGCGGACCTTGCAACGGCAACTTTGAGCGGTGGTTCTACGACAATCAGACCGACATCTGCCGCCCCTTCACCTACGGAGGCTGCAAGGGCAACAAGAACAACTATCCGACGGAACACGCCTGCAGCTACAACTGCCGCCAGCCGGGCGTGCTCAAAG ACCAATGCTCGCTTCCTAAGCAAACCGGTGATTGCAGCGAACGGCTCGCCAAGTGGCATTTCTCCGAGAGCGAGAAGCGCTGCCTGCCCTTCTACTACACGGGTTGTGGTGGCAACAAGAACAACTTCCCCACCCTGGAGTCCTGCGAGGACCATTGCCCTCGGCAAGTCG CCAAGGACATCTGCGAGATCCCCGCCGAGGTGGGCGAGTGCGCCAACTACGTGGCTAATTGGTACTACGACACCAAGGATGCGACCTGTCGCCAGTTCTACTACGGCGGCTGTGGCGGCAACGAGAACCGCTTCCCCACCGAGGAGTCCTGTCTGGCGCGTTGCGAGCGCAAGCCTGAGCCGAGCACCACCACTCCGGCTCCCAGTGCCCAGGACATCTGTGACGAAGTGGCCAGCCCTGGCGACTGCGATCGTTACGAGATCAAGTGGAGCTTTGACCGGTCTTCTTCTGCCTGCCGTCAGTTCTATTACGGCGGCTGTGGCGGCAATGGCAATCGTTTCGATTCTGAGGCAGCCTGCCTGCAGCGATGCAACAGCCAGGCGCCTCCTACTCCGCCCCCTGCTACATCTAGACAGACTCCTCCGCCCTCTGTGGGCCAGTGCGAGCAGCCTGCTTCTCCGGGTGACTGCGACCAGTGGGTGATAAAGTGGAACTACAATTCGACGGCGGGTCGCTGCCAGCAGTTCTACTacggcggctgcggcggcaACGACAATCGCTTTGAGTCTGAGCAGGATTGCTCCACCCGATGCTCTCCCAACATAGATACCCGCATCGGCGAAGAGGAAACAGAGCCCCGTCCCGAAACCGACTACTCCAAGTGCTTCTTGGCCTCTGAGCCTGGCAACTGCTACGAGAACGAGACCCGTTGGTTCTACAACAGCCAGGAGGGACTCTGCGACGAGTTCGTCTTCACGGGCTGCGGCGGCAATGCCAACAACTATGCCAGCGAGGAGGAGTGCCAGAATGAGTGCCACGATGCCCAGAGCACCTGCTCCCTGCCACCTGTGCGCGGGCGTTGCGGAGATCTGTCGCGTCGCTGGTACTTTGACGAGCGCAGCGGCGGCTGCCACGAGTTTGAGTTTACAGGATGCCGCGGCAACCGTAACAACTTTGTGTCGGAGGGCGAGTGCTTGTCCTACTGCCGGGATCAGAGTCCAGTGGAACCCCAGCCACCAGCACCG ACTTATTCCGTGTGCGAACTGGCCCCGGAGGCGGGCGAATGCGACAACCATACCACCGCCTGGTTCTACGACAGCGAGAAGATGGCCTGTACGGCTTTCACCTACACCGGATgcggcggaaacggaaaccgCTTTGAGTCGCGCGACCAGTGCGAGCGGCAGTGCGGCGAATTCAAGGGAGTGG ACGTTTGTCGTGAACCGGTGTCCACGGGTCCGTGCACCCAGTGGCAGACGCGCTACTATTTCAACCAGCGGATACAGGCTTGCGAGCCGTTCACCTATGGTGGTTGCGATGGCACCGGCAACCGATTCGACAACCAACACGAGTGTCAAAGCGTCTGCATGCCGGCCCGCGAGCCGACTCCGAGCAATGCTAAAG AGATCTGCCTGCTGCCGGTGGCTGTGGGCCGCTGCAACGGACCCTCGACGGATGAGCGCCGTTGGTATTACGACGATGCCCACGGCACCTGTGTGTCCTTCATTTACTCGGGTTGCTCCGGCAACCAGAACAACTTCCGGTCGTTCGAGGCATGCACGAATCAGTGCGGAA GACCCGTCGACAATAACAACGCCAATAACAACGTGGAACAGGGTCTGTGCGACAGCTACGAGGCTGAGTGCCAAGAGCTCCGTTGTGCTTACGGCGTACGCCGCCAGGCTGCTCGATCCCAGCCAGAGTGCACGCAGTGCGACTGCGAGAATCCTTGCGAAAGCCAAAACTGCCCGGAGGGTCAGCAATGCGCCGTTGAGGTGGCTAGCTCTGGTGACCGCCAGTTTGTACCCGTCTGCCGTGATGTGACCAAGCCCGGCGAGTGTCCCTACCTCCCGACCAACGCCAGCGGATGTGTTAGGGAGTGCTACAGCGATGCCGACTGCCGAGGCGACAACAAGTGCTGCAGCGATGGCTGCGGTCAGCTCTGTAGGGCTCCTGGTAACCCTACTCTGGCACCCAGCACCCAGGCCCCAGTGGTTGTCTATCCTGGCGACAGCCGAGCCGCCCTGGAGCCCAAGGAGCCGCGTGAACTGGACGTGCAGACCTCCATTGGCGGCATCGCCGTGCTACGCTGCTTCGCCACTGGCAATCCGGCGCCGAATATCACCTGGTCTCTCAAGAACGTGGTG ATCGATACTAACCAAGGCCGCTATGTCCTGACTTCGAACGGTGACCTGACTATTGTCCAGGTGCGTCAAACGGATGATGGCACATATGTCTGTGTGGCCAGCAATGGCCTGGGAGAGCCCGTGCGTCGTGAGGTTGCCCTCCAAGTGACAG CTCCCGTTGACCTACCCGCCTACATTTATGGCGACAAGAACGTGACCCAGATCGTCCAGCTGAACCGCCCAGCGGTGATCCGCTGCCCTGCCGGTGGCCATCCGAAACCACACGTGAGCTGGTGGCGCAACAACCAGATCTTTGGTTTCAACGCCCAAGATCGCGCCGAGATGGCCCGCGACTACTCGCTGGTTTTCAATACGATCCAACTGTCGGATCTGGGTCTGTACACCTGTGAGGTGTACAACAAACGGCGTCCTGTATCGCTGCGCGTCACGCTGAAGGCGGTGGGTCCTGCTCGAGCCTTGACCCACGAGGATGCCCAGTATCTGCAGTATGTGCTGGACCCAGCCACGGCGCCGGTTACCCAGCGTCCCAGCTATCCTTACCGACCCACTCGACCGGCCTACGTGCCTCCTCCCACCG TCAATGTCCATGCCGTGGTGGCTCTGGATCCGAAGAACAGCTACACAGCCGGCTCTAGCATAGCCATGAGCTGCTCTGTGGAGGGCTATCCGGCTCCGAATGTGACCTGGGCAAAGGATGGCGTGCCCCTGTATGAGAATGAGCGTGTGCAAATTACAG CCCACCCCCATCGCCTGGTATTGAGTGATGTGACCGCCGAGGACTCTGGCATCTACATCTGCCGGGCCAGCAATGCCTACACGTACGCCAACAGCCAGGCGAAGGTGAACATTCAAT CTGTTATACCCGTCTCGCCCGAGTGCATCGACAATCCTTACTTTGCCAACTGCAAACTGATCGTCCAGGGCAAGTACTGCGTGAACGCTTACTACCGCAAGTTCTGCTGCCGATCCTGCACCCTGGCGGGCCAGATAGAGTCGCCTCATCCCAATAACCTGTAA